A segment of the Lolium perenne isolate Kyuss_39 chromosome 3, Kyuss_2.0, whole genome shotgun sequence genome:
ttcccttattgttagttgtgatgtttttgagattttcttggttgaagctcattcatataccacaagtgtgtaaattggagccataggctatatatgctttttaaccaaacatccttggtatattttatgacttcatcttggatatcatgtcttatttattttgttaacctcttgtgtgtgcatgtttctttatggatcactatgtccactttagaaacttatatacatgagagcgttaatccatcaacttgatatccttgttccttgccaatcatcttttacccttttgcttttagtggtgttggtaaagaagatttatgagtgcttggtttacttgtttttcttcatgcactcatatctcgtaattgttggactcaagttattcttgataagcattttatttttatcttgggtatgttctaaataatatagagggagtgaggattccatgtttgtgcatattgtattcaaatgcaaacattataaattgtgcacgaaccttggggagctttcttattttatttagagcactatatctctcttatcatgatatctttgtttgtccaatcagATCTTTGATTGCTCGCTTTATTTGttaaagctcacttcaccatgttatctttatgcaatctttgatcctcaatatagtttgacttccttcaagtattcatcattggatatgtgcacttgattccttgattccactcaaattatgacaagtgcacactttggggaggaactcacattatattggccttctaaatttttcacccattttgacaatcgatgccaatgggggagaagtttagagggtttaagggaatggttttatacttaagtttggtttgtgcttaagtgttttgtcctctcatgcattccatatttatatgtcttgcatggtcgtatatatatatagtggaaactatcccaaaggttaatcttgacaatatatgcaatgaattcatgttcatcacacgtgcatacattgtgggggagttttctctatatatattggttctactcacatctcttgcatttgttgtagttgtgtgagtagagccggttttgatatgggctagtagctttgtgttacttgaccatatcaaatacaacctcttgtatacaacttatcctcggataagttgcgtacttgttcctaatattcattatataaaccctcttattgtgattgtcatcaattaccaaaatgggggagattgtaagggtacattgcccctatgtgtggttttggtaattaatgacaacccctatggactaatgttttcattgagtttatatgaaggaatattccataggtactacttgtactctatgtgttggattcaagtatggatgccatgaagataaagatatatcttgtgtattggcatcatgatcatcggtttgaagataaatatgtgatatgatcaacaagaagaaatgaagatggagttcttatgtggaactcaatattagccatgctctatcttaagtgagtatgagaagatacaaggttgagccgtgcaagttcaagttgagcatctcaagtggatcacatgcttgaagcttgccgtccatttggtgataatggacatgtgaatatgtgcatcaatggggctttcccatcatagtgtatgggggagcatttgtgagtcttcacgaagcaacattggtcaagagtggcattccggcttgagtgaagcttgaagagttatcatcaagatcaagcgggatgcgcaaggcaaaggtatggccttgctaggttttccttttaccggtctcaaggtggatgttgggagaccggattataggatagatagccgcactattaagaggggctttcggttgggtaacttgatcacatcgtcttagggagctcaaccctttgcatactttgcatatccttattgcttcttggtgtttctctatgtgaggttcttgagcttgttgctagctttacaacaagcccaagttcatcgaaaacggagttcacatgcatcttctattgcgttttcgaggttgggtgattttaccggttattcatgatataaggttctaccttttatattcatgataaaatcccctcctacagattcttgggttttcactttctattagatagcattcgttgttatcttccaaacaaaattggtttcatgcgattcggagttcgggagcatttgttattaaagaaaagggaaaaaggagaaaagaataaaaagaaaagaaaaaggaaaggcgggggcagccggccggccgaccggcctgaccggcccacgcgccggcccacccggccgaaaCCGGCCCGGACGCTGACGCCGACCGGGCGGCGTACTGAGCCGCTCCTGCCCTCATCCGGCCTAGGCCCCGGTCGCCTACCGGCCCGCCGGCGCCGGCTCCGGCCGGGACCGGCCTCCACGCCGGCTGGGCCTTAGcgccccgcgcggcccaccttCCCCGCGCTGCCTTGATCCGCGCCGCCCGTGCGCAGCCCAGGCCGTCGGCTCCGCCAGCCCACCCGCGCGCCCTGGCTGTCTGGCCTCCTGGCCGGTGCCGGGCCTCAACGCCCCGCCGGCCCGGCCACTGCCTGCCTCTCCCCCGCGCGGCCGCAGCCTATCCGCCGCCTGTGAGCGCAGGTTGGCCCGCCCGATtgctgggccggtcggaccgggccaccgaccgggctcctcagtgcccaggccggtcggccggcctggcaaccggctgggCTCTTTTTCAGGGCATTTTTTATGCGTTTTACACCCCGTttcttccccaacggttatttttctccctagactataaatagcccttcttccaccttgagcaactagttcttcccattctctcacctccattgttgctatttgaagaacttgctctcccccttgattcctccaaccattcttgctcatatttgaggatttgagagaggagatctagatctacacttccaccaaaccatttctcctctaagtgagggaatctcttgggatctagattttggagtctttggttgactttcccccttgttcttcctctccaatctcatcctagcatttgttgcttgggtgggatttgagagtgaaggatttgaacacatctagtgttcttgctttgcatcattgcatagtgttgagctctccaccacgattagttcgagtgagagaccgtgagcttgttactcttggagggaaacctcctagttggcttggcggttggtgctccggtgatctcttcaagaagattgtgaagaggcccgggcttctccttcgtggagcttgtgaagtggttgtggagcttgccatctccggagcggaggaaaagctaaccataaggaaagggccattatccttcgtgggtgtggttcggagaatagggtgagccttcgtggcgcggggaatccttcgtgggacctccactcctccaaacatgacgttccttgttgcaaagcaagggaacacgggaatacatcctcgtctccgcgtgcctcggttatttctatacccgagctctctttccttgtgatagccatcgtgcttgaagtacatatatcttgctatcacttgtgctacatatatcttgtgcctatcttgcttagctctagttgctattgttacacttagttgagcttagcatatttagggtttgtgcttgtaaactaaacgatagtttaattccgcattcttacaagacaaatccgcaagagtttgtaattgcctattcaccccccctctaggcgacatctcgatctttcagttgAGAACTCCAACCTTTTTAGGCACTCCCGGCAAAAAAGGCAAATCCCCACCGATTCAGCAGGAAAACCGAGACAGTTGAACTGGAGGTGCTTCATTTGTTGCTCATTATTTTTGGTAAAAAATATTTTTAGGTTCAAAACATGTGATTTCATCGGAGATGCACTTTTAGTTTTGATAGGTTCCAACCCTAGCTAAGACGGCAGCGCCGGCCGTTTCGAGCACATTTTGAAAACGACATAAGtaattcaaaaaaaatcgaaaaatggtaaaaccttcGCGTGGCGTCATTGTATGTGACCTAGTTTCTATTAAAAATTATAAACCTGAAGAAATGCAAGTATTTGGAAAAGGTGTTCTCAAAATGAGCTATCGTCTATGAAGTTTCATGGCTTTCGAGGCAAATGACGAAGGTTACGGCCGCAATTGTTGGGTGGTTTGTCGGATTGACCCCAAATTTTGCACACGTGTGCCCCTTGTCGTGGAGTACAAATGTCGTCTCACGAACTTTTCGACTTTACCTTATTAAAAAGCCATTTTCTATTTTCTAAGCATCAGAAAGGCGGCGGTTTATGAAGGAGCTACCCATAACATGTCGCGGAAATGGGCCAACACATTTTATTTAAATAATAGGACCTATTTTATGTACAACTAAGCAACTGTTGAGAACTCCAACCTTTTTAGGCACTCCCGGCAAAAAAGGCAAATCCCCGCCGATTCAGCAGGAAAACCGAGACAGTTGAACTGGAGGTGCTTCATTTGTTGCTCTCTATTTTTGGTAAAAAATATTTTTAGGTTCAAAACATGTGATTTCATCGGAGATACACTTTTAGTTTTGATAGGTTCCAACCCTAGCTAAGACGGCAGCGCCGGCCGTTTCGACCACATTTTGAAAATGGCATAAGtaattcaaaaaaaatcgaaaaatggtaaaaccttcGCGTGGCGTCATTGTATGTGACCTAGTTTCTATTAAAAATTATAAACCTGAAGAAATGCAAGTATTTGGAAAAGGTGTTCTCAAAATGAGCTATCGTCTATGAAGTTTCATGGCTTTCGAGGCAAATGACGAAGGTTACGGCCGCAATTGTTGGTTGGTTTGTCGGATTGACCCCAAATTTTGCACACATGTGCCCCTTGTCGTGGAGTACAAATGTCGTCTCACGAACTTTTCGACTTTACCTTATTAAAAAGCCATTTTCTATTTTCTAAGCATCAGAAAGGCGGCGGTTTATGAAGGAGCTACCCATAACATGTCGCGGAAATGGGCCAACACATTTTATTTAAATAATAGGACCTATTTTATGTACAACTAAGCAACTGTTGAGAACTCCAACCTTTTTAGGCACTCCCGGCAAAAAAGGCAAATCCTCGCCGATTCAGCAGGAAAACCGAGACAGTTGAACTGGAGGTGCTTCATTTGTTGCTCTCTATTTTTGGTAAAAAATATTTTTAGGTTCAAAACATGTGATTTCATCGGAGATACACTTTTAGTTTTGATAGGTTCCAACCCTAGCTAAGACGGCAGCGCCGGCCGTTTCGACCACATTTTGAAAATGGCATAAGtaattcaaaaaaaatcgaaaaatggtaaaaccttcGCGTGGCGTCATTGTATGTGACCTAGTTTCTATTAAAAATTATAAACCTGAAGAAATGCAAGTATTTGGAAAAGGTGTTCTCAAAATGAGCTATCGTCTATGAAGTTTCATGGCTTTCGAGGCAAATGACCAAGGTTACGGCCGCAATTGTTGGGTGGTTTGTCGGATTGACCCCAAATTTTGCACACATGTGCCCCTTATCGTGGAGTACAAATGTCGTCTCACGAACTTTTCGACTTTACCATATTAAAAAGCCATTTTCTATTTTCTAAGCATCAGAAAGGCGGCGGTTTATGAAGGAGCTACCCATAACATGTCGCGGAAATGGGCCAACACATTTTATTTAAATAATAGGACCTATTTTATGTACAACTAAGAAACTGTTGAGAACTCCAACCTTTTTAGGCACTCCCGGCAAAAAAGGCAAATCCCCGCCGATTCAGCAGGAAAACCGAGACAGTTGAACTGGAGGTGCTTCATTTGTTGCTCATTATTTTTGGTAAAAAATATTTTTAGGTTCAAAACATGTGATTTCATCGGAGATACACTTTTAGTTTTGATAGGTTCCAACCCTAGCTAAGACGGCAGCGCCGACCGTTTCGACCAAAGGTAACATGATCACTACAGTAGCACAATGGCAAGACAGTCTGGAAACTAAGTTGAGCTATTGGGTTCGACTCCCAGGTCTCACACCTTTTTTGCATAACATATTTGACAGATAGCACAAGATCATAGGCTGAATTATCAACAGAAATCACACAATCACACAATCAGAACACTTCTAGTTCACACAATCTGGCTCAATTATCAACAGTAATATTCATGATCATCCAAATTCAAATATCAACAGGAATATTCATGATCACACAATCTGGTTCAATTCTAGTTTACACAATCTTTAACAGCATACATCCAAATTGAACATTCACTTCTAGTTTACACAAATCTTTAACAGCATACATCCAAATTGAAACTAATCATCGTCGAACGGCCTgttatcttcatcatcatcacagtATTGGTGTACTGTATGATCTACTTCATCGTCGCTTTCCTGTAGATCCACTACCTCCTTCCTTCTTTTCCTCATTCTTTCCACAACCGCTGCATCAACTAACATTTGTTCACGGCGCCTTTGCGATCTGGTCTCCACAGTGGGTTCTCGGGTTAGCACTGGAACTTCCGGTGTGTCATCATCTTGGTAAGATAGCGAACCACCACCGGGACCCTTGTCCACTTCACTTTCCTTCACAGTCCACAAATGTCTATGCTGGAATTTTTGCACAACTTGCCAATGGCCACCCAAATCAGTGTCAGGAAGATAGAAGACCTTTGTTGCTTGTGTTGTTAGGATAAAAGCATCATTCTTGTACCAGAACCTTCCGGTGTTTATACTTTTGAAGTGTCGATCCTCCCGGACTCGGCTATTCTTCTTCCCGATTAAATCTAGTTTCCAGATCATCGAAGTACCGAGAGCAAAAAGTCAGACACTCGTCAACAATATATGCCTCAGCAATTGACCCCTCGGGTCTGGCCGTGTTTCGCACATAGCGCTTAAATGTAAGCATCCTTCTTTCCACGGGATACATCCAGCCGTACTGTACGGGGCCTCTAAGAATTGCCTCTTTGGGTAAATGAACCGCCAAATGAACCATCACGGTGAAGTTTGCAGAGGATAATTGGGATTTCTTTTTCAAGTCTTTCAAGAACAGACAGCTTCAGTGTTTTGGAGCACAACTCTTTAAAGAAATTTCCCAACTCAGCGACCGCTTCATATATTTCTTTATCCATTATTCCACGGAGTCCAGCCGGTAAGATCCTTTGGAGGAGGATATGGCAATCATGGGTTTCCAGCCCCTGGAGCTTGCATCCATCGGGAGACACGCACTTTGCGAGGTTAGCGGCATACCCATCTGGAAAACTCACCGCTCTTATAAACTCACAAAATGCAATCTTTTCTTCTTTAGTCATTGTATACCATGCTTCCGGCATCTCAAACGACTTTCCCCCATCAACAGGCCGTAGGTGCAAAGCTTCCCTTATGCCCATATCTTCCAAATCAAGCCTCGAGTTAAGTGTGTCCTTTGACTTCCCGTCGATGTTCATAAATGTCCCAAGCAGATTGTCACATATGTTTTTCTCAATGTGCATTACATCCAGATTGTGCCTCAACTTCAGATCTACCTAGTATGGGAGGTCCCACAGAATAGACCTCCGGTCCCAACATTGACCTTCCTCCCGCTTCCTTTTCTTTTGATTCTTTCCCGGTCTGACATCTTTCACCTTGTCAAGTTGCTGCTTGAGCTCCTCTTTAGTAAACTCTGCCGGAGGGTCACGTGGTTCAGTATTGCCATTGAACCCTTTGCTTTTTCGCCAACGATGGTCCAGAGGAAGAAAACGGCGGCTCCCTATCCAGCATAACTTGTTTCTTATTCTCTCGGAGCACGGGTCCTTGTCACAACGCACACATGCTTGATAACCAGCCGTGAGCCTACCCGACAAAGTGTGCAGCGCCGGGAAATCATGGATGCACCATATAATCGCAGCACGCAGATTGAACTTATCGGGACTCAGGGCATCATAGGTCTGCACACCATTCCATAGCTTGAACAAATCTTCAACGAGGGGCTCCATAAAGATATCAAAATCCTTTCCTGGAGAATCTGGACCCGGGATCAGCAAAGCCATCATGAAGTTGGACTGATCCATACATGCCCATGGTGGCAGGTTGTACGGCACGATGAATACTGGCCACATGCTGTACTTCCTGCTCATGCCAAAGGGGTTAAAGCCATCTGTGGCAAGGCCGAGTCTTATGTTTCTCGCATCGGCGGCAAAGTCTTTATGTTGACTATCAAAGTCTTTCCATGCCTTTCCGTCCGCTGGATGGCTAAGCTCATTAGTCACAGGTTTCCGCTTCAGCTTGTGCCATTGCACTTCTTCAGATTGTTTCTTTGAAATAAACATCCTTTGCAGCCTTGGAATAATTGGAAAGTACCTCAATACCTTCTCCGGTATCTGCTTCCTGCCATCCCCATCTTTCCACCTAGAGGCATCACATTTAGGGCACTTGTCAAGCTTGGCATACGTCTTCCGAAACAAGACACAGTTGCTTGGGCAGACATGGATTGATTCATAACCAAGCCCCAATCTACCGATGATACTCAATGCTTCATCGTAATTTTTGGGAATTGAGCTTTTGGGGTATTGGATGGCCAAGACATGGAGTATTCCGTTCAAGACGGCGTTGCTCATCCGGTAGAAGGACTTGACATGGAGTAACTTCACGGTGAAAGCAAATCTAGACATTGTCCCACCATCACTAGCTGACCGCTTCGCTTCCTCTATTAGCTCGGCATAGATTGTATTCTGTCCATCACCTTGTGGTTCAGACTCGTAGAGATCCTTAAATAGGTCAGGGATCCTGTCATCCTCATCCCCATCCTCCTCCACCAAATTAAAAGAATTCTctagcacaacatgatcatcttcTAGATGCTCGCCGCCTTCATCAGCATGGTGTGCATCAGGTTGATGTCCAGGTTCAGCTCCAGGTTCAGCATGTAAAGGCTCCCCATGATGGATCCACCTATGATAGGTGGCTGCCATCCCACGCAACAGCAGATGAGACTGTACATCTTGTAGAGTTTGTTGAGTACGGTTATTACAGCTGGGGCAAGGGCAAAGAATTTCAGCAGCCCCCGCAGCATTTCTGCGAGCAAACACTATGAACTCATCCACTCCCCTTAGGTGTTCATAGGAAAGCCTTCTAACTCCTTTTGTAATCCAGCTTCTGTCCATCTGCATGCAAAGGACCAGAAAATTGTTAGGATTCAATCGAAGGTACTAAGAATCAAACCAAACCAGAAACTTCAGTAGCTAAGCTTGCACTGACATGGTAGTATAATTTTGCTCACAGACTGGCACCACAACCAGCAAACATGAGTATGATTCATCTATGCAACTTCCTAAAATAACCTGCAGCTCCTACCAAACAAGCTAGCTAGGCCACTAAACTAAAGAACATGGGCTGAAATCTAAAACAACGGGACAGTGAACAAACCTGACAATTAAATCTACATAAATCTTATAGTACCTAAAATATTCTTGTAACAACTAAATCATAACATATCCATGCAGTTCCATCGTTCCCGATCCAAAAATGCACATTTTTTTCATGTCCATGAGAggggagagaggagagaggagatGACAGGAGAGGGGTGCAGACCTCGAGGGGTAGCCGAGGCGAACGACGAAGAGGAGTCCTTGCCGTGGCCGAGCCGAACGACGACGAGGAGTCCTTCCCGTGGCCGTGACCGCCGCTGGCCCCTGCCGTGGCCGAGGCGAACGACGACGCGCACCTTGCTCGACCGCTGCGCCGGAAGTACCACCGGCGTCCCCTCCGCCGGCCGACGCCACGCCAACCGCCGCCGCCCGATGCCAcgcccaccaccgccgccgccgccggtcgtGGGTCGTGGGTCTGAGATGGGGATTCGAATTACATGTCGCGGTTTGAGATGGGTCTGAGATGGGGATTCGAACCCTACATGTTAGAAAGCAGAAAGAACCTATATTATCCCTACCTTACGCTAAAACATCAAACACACTGTCCTATCGCAGTGGTAGGACTACACAGCATCACGCGCCAGGTCGTGGGTTCGAGTCCCCGCTCCGCGCACATATTTTTGCAAAATAAAATCCACCCTCCCTGTGCTGTCAGGTCGTGGGCTGGCCCATTCCACCCTCCCTATGCTATCATGTATGGGCTGGCCCATTCGGTTGAGgataatgtgttgtcgtcagaaacccaccggcgggcagcgacgggcaacaccgtagagccgggaacaacctagagctgcggctggctgaggtctctccgagcgacggcccgcaaagccttctggtcacatgtccgatgctgatgcaagggcgtgccacctgacctatacctggtcaggaaggtgatggaaatgcctcgcttagtttcctgcatggcatacacgtaaacattaaatacgagcctcgatcggctctcaggttatcctgtgaatcggctcagggagccgatccacccatgattcgtacgaggtgcacgaatatatggtggtcctgcttgatcaagataaagctaatgagatctacgacgatttagggttttcaccgcataatcggatcatcctactcacggttgggcctcgcggccacgcacggtgatcgtaagccgatcctaaacaaggcctaaaaaccaacacaaggttgatccccggaacatcctgtttagggccagcgaacgacaccctacgtgccgctggatcctccacccctttgtaaggcctaactattgcagatattaaactaatccttgtagaacaaggagcaatcgtaacggatcagatctactaaataacgatcaagcggggtgccgcccccacacctaagataggtgtgagggcggctagacatgcaagggttgcactacgatagcatgttacgcgaagaactatgctaaccctaacacatctatgataactacgctgctcgccatcaacaaggcttcagtacgagcaacgcatgaacaacgtggagcttgtgctgcctagatcgcaagatgcgatctaggcagcatgttgcttaccggtagaaaccctcgagacgaaggagttggcgatgcgccgagattgatttgttggttgaacgttggttgttgtttattccataaaccctagatacatatttatagtccaggggactttctaattttggcgtgcacctaaccgtgcacggggcaaactctatcttctattctaagatgcgatctactatattacagatacacgggccaactagcccaaacttagcataacaggccgattcacgttttCTTcatgtatataatcttcaagcccatcctgatcgtggcccacctctgactcggtcaaattctggtgataacacatgcccccctggttttggaaataacatttccaaaatcattgcgcttctccttcgtcgggtcatgtcatggcagagcagagctgCCGCAGAATCTTCCATCATTTCGCCTCGCCTCCTGGGCTTCTCTGCACGAATTGATAATTTCGGCATAACATCCTCGAGAACCGTcaaggcattaaatctccactacacTCCCTCTATTTATCTGTGCCAAACGGTTCACCActccatccccttgctctgttctgtccACCAgcgccaaaaaaccctctccccctgtagcaatgtcttcctcctcctcttccccctCAAGCCTCCCCCTCCAATCGTCGCCGAAGAACAAGGAAGAAGACGACCTCCACTCCGGGGCGAAACCCATCTCCTCTGACAAGGAGAA
Coding sequences within it:
- the LOC127339733 gene encoding uncharacterized protein, with amino-acid sequence MAATYHRWIHHGEPLHAEPGAEPGHQPDAHHADEGGEHLEDDHVVLENSFNLVEEDGDEDDRIPDLFKDLYESEPQGDGQNTIYAELIEEAKRSASDGGTMSRFAFTVKLLHVKSFYRMSNAVLNGILHVLAIQYPKSSIPKNYDEALSIIGRLGLGYESIHVCPSNCVLFRKTYAKLDKCPKCDASRWKDGDGRKQIPEKVLRYFPIIPRLQRMFISKKQSEEVQWHKLKRKPVTNELSHPADGKAWKDFDSQHKDFAADARNIRLGLATDGFNPFGMSRKYSMWPVFIVPYNLPPWACMDQSNFMMALLIPGPDSPGKDFDIFMEPLVEDLFKLWNGVQTYDALSPDKFNLRAAIIWCIHDFPALHTLSGRLTAGYQACVRCDKDPCSERIRNKLCWIGSRRFLPLDHRWRKSKGFNGNTEPRDPPAEFTKEELKQQLDKVKDVRPGKNQKKRKREEGQCWDRRSILWDLPY